The following nucleotide sequence is from Aminobacterium mobile DSM 12262.
CATAAGCAACCTGTTCCACATCTTCCGGCGAAGCGAAGTGAAGAATTAATGGATTATCTACCGGTCTCCCTTTAGCAGCAAAAATTTTTCGAACAGCCTTATCATCAAGCCCATTAGCACCAAGGCCGTAGACAGTTTCTGTAGGGAAAGCGACAAGTGCCCCATCTCGAATAGCTTTCCCAGCCTCACTTATAATGTCAGACTCAGGATTCCAACGATCTACAGAATAGACTTTAGTTTTCATTTTCGTCACCTTCTCCATGGAAAACTTCATTAAAATGTTGTCTGAATTCTGGGAAGTTTCCGTTGAGAATAGACTCTCTCATCTGTTCCATGAGACGTATAAGGAATCTCAGATTATGCCAACTACATAAACGAGCCGCTAATATTTCTCCTGCCTTGTAAAGATGGCGTAAATATGCCTTAGTAAAGTGACGACAAACATAACAGTCGCAGTGAGGATCAATAGGAGAAAAATCTCGAGCATAAATCTGATTCTTAATGTTTATTTTCCCTGTAGAAACAAATACAGTTCCTGTACGGCCATTACGGGTTGGCAAGACACAGTCAAACATGTCCACTCCTCTGGCTACTCCTTCTACTAGATTGGAAGGATGGCCCACTCCCATGAGATAACGAGGTTTATTAAAGGGCATTTCTGTCTTCAGCACATCAAGCATTTGATACATGACGTGATGGGGTTCTCCCACTGAAAGCCCTCCTATGCCATATCCCGGGAAATCCAATGCTGTAATCTCTCGAGCAGATTGACGGCGTAAATCTTCATAAACTGATCCCTGGACAATGCCAAAAAGGGCTTGATCTACCCTATGATGGGCTTCTTTAGAACGATAAGCCCATCGAGTCGTGCGAGCTAAAGCAGCTTCTGCTTCCTCACGAGTACAAGGATAGTGAAGGCACTGATCGAAACACATGGCTATATCGCTTCCCAGCTTCTGTTGCACATCCATAGACCATTCGGGATTCATGACATGGCGACTTCCGTCGAGATGGGATTGGCAAATAACGCCTTCATCTGTCACTTTATTCAGGGTGGCAAGGGAAAAAACCTGGAATCCGCCACTATCAGTTAAGATAGGGTGATGCCAATCCATAAAACGATGGAGCCCACCTGCTTCCTCCACAATATCTGCCCCAGGGCGAAGATAGAGATGGTACGTATTAGATAAAATAATTTGCGCTTTTATGGCTTCTAATTCAAAGGGAGCCATAGCTTTTACAGTTGCCTGAGTCCCTACAGGCATAAAAACAGGGGTACAAATAACCCCATGGGGGGTTTCAAATTCTCCTGCCCTCGCTCCTGTTTCCGGGCATTGTGCGAGTACTCGAAATGTAAACATTTATTGATCCTCCCATTGAAAGAGGGAATAGGCATTGCGCCAGACTACCCTTTTCAGTTCTTCCACACTTATTCCCCTAGCCTCGGCCACTACATCGTATACCTCAGTAACAAGAGATGGCTCATTTCTTTTTCCCCGATGATGCTGGGGGGCAAGCCAGGGGGCATCTGTTTCGCACAACAGTCTATCTAGAGGCATGGATGCTGCAACTTCTCTTAAAATATGATTTCTTTTATACGTTACAGGGCCTGCAAAAGAAAGATAAAACCCCATATCCAATGCTTGTTTTCCATCCTCCATATTTCCAGAAAAACAGTGTATAACACCTTTGAAAAAGGAGTTCCCACTTCGATCCAGAGTGGCGAAGAGATCTTGAAAGGCATCTCTTACATGAAGGATAAGAGGTTTGTCCACTTCCTTGGCCCACTGAATGTGCCATAAAAGCACCTGTTGCTGAATATCTCGTGGAGAGTAATCGTAGAAATAATCCAGACCGCTTTCCCCAATAGCTAATACTCGCGGGTGACAAGCAAGACTTTTCAACTCTTCCGGTATGCCCCATGAGATAGTACTTGCATCATGGGGATGGACGCCAATAGCAGCAAAAAGGCCCTGTGCGCTGTATTTTTCTGCTAGATGTACAGCCTCTTTGCTAGAGGGAATATCGCCACCTACTACAAGCATGCGTCGAAGACCTGATTCCAACGCTCTATCGACTACGAGAGAGAGATCCTCTTTATAATCCTCTGAATTTAAATGACAATGAGTATCAACAAAATATGACACATCTACCACACCTTATTCAAAAAATATCGGGTCTCTTCCAGGAGAAGAAACCCGATACAAACATTTATCTCCCGTTTAGCTAACTCGACATCCCAAGGGAATATTTTTGTCAGGGGTCAACAAAGCCAACGTAGATTTATCAGCGGGGCCTGAAGCCAAAAGCATTCCTCTGCTCTCGACACCGCAAAGTTTAACGGGCTTAAGGTTCACCACTACAACGATCCTCTTCCCAAAGAGCTCTTCCTTTGTAAAATGTTCCTTTATTCCGGAAACGATAGTACGCTTTTCATAGCCGAGATCGACTAAAAGTTTATATAGCTTTCTCGCTTTAGGGATATCCTCAACTTCTACTATTTGCCCTACTCTCAGTTCTACTTTTGTAAAATCATCAATTAAAATTTGCTCTTCATGGTTACCTGGGTCGGGCATGGAGTTTTTTTTCTCCTCCCGCTCTGCCTTTTCTTTCTTCCACTTCTCCAAGTCAATACGCGGGAAGAGAACGTCCCCTTTCGCTGTTTTAATCCCTGCCGGGAATTCTCCAAAAACGTAACCACAAATGCTGTGATCTTCTGGCTTTCCAGGAAGCCCCATTTGCTGCCATAGTCTTTGAGCAGCATAAGGCATAACAGGAGTGATAAGTAAGCCCGTAGCTCGCAAAATCTCTGCGAGAACGAACAACACTGTGTCTAATCTCTCCTCAGGTCCCTCTTTGCCGAGCTTCCAAGGCATAGTCTCATCAATATATTTGTTCCCTTGTCGAATGAGGCCCCAGATGCTTTTTAGAGCTTCATCATAGGCAAAATTAGACATATGTTCCTCTACTTGAGCAAAGGTAGATACGATACACTCCTTTATATCTTCATCCATGGCATTAAAAGACGTATAGGAAGGAATGACGCCATTTCTAAAGTTTTTGACCATTTGAAGAGTTCGATTGAGTAAATTCCCAAGGTCATTGGCCAAATCTGAATTAATACGCTGTACCATAGCCTGCTCAGAGAAATCACCGTCAAGACCAAACGTTACTTCCCTAAGAAGGAAATAGCGGAAGGGGTCCACGCCATAACACTTCACCATTTCAAAGGGATCCACAACATTCCCTTTCGACTTCGACATTTTTTCGCCTTCAACAGTCCACCATCCATGAGCAAAAACAGAGACAGGAGGATTCAACCCCAACGCAATGAGCATAATGGGCCAAATAACACAATGAAATCGAATAATGTCTTTTCCAACAAGGTGATGGACATGGGGCCAATATTTCTCCAGTTTTTGAGGATCAGACATATAACCACATGCCGTTAGATAGTTAATCAACGCATCAAACCATACATAAACTACATGTTTTTCATCGCCTGGGAGAGGGATGCCCCACTTGATAGTAGTGCGAGAAACAGATTGGTCCCGGAGGCCACTTTTGATAAAACTGACTATCTCGTTATACCGGCTTTTAGGCATAATAGCTTTTAGATTTTTCTCATAGTAATCTAAAAGCTGATCAGCATATTTTGATGCCCTGAAAAAGTAGCTTTCCTCCTCCATTTTCTGAAGAGGACGCCCACAGTCTGGACATGTCTTATCTTCTCCCATGCTGCTTTCTGGAACATATGTTTCGCAAGGGATACAATACCATCCTTCATATGTCCCCTTATAAATATCCCCTTGTTCCATAAGTTTTTTAAATATGGCCTGAACCACAACTTCATGGCGTTTCTCTGTCGTTCGGATAAAGTCATCGTTTGAAATATTCAGCACTTCCCAAAGCTTGCGGAAGTTTTCCATGGTTTTATCTGCCAGCTCTTTCGCTGTCAGCCCCTTCTTTTCAGCGCTTTGCTGGATTTTCTGACCATGCTCGTCAGTTCCCGTACAGAAGAAAACATCATAGCCCGTCATTCGTCGATATCGAGCCATAACATCAGCAGCTATAGTTGTATAGGCGTGTCCTATATGGGGGATATCGTTAACATAATAAATGGGAGTCGTGATATAAAAGTTTTTCTCAGACATAATTTCTCCTCCTTCTTTCAATTTAGTCCTGTCCCCTATGAATCAGCCAATCTTTGACTGTATTTTTTGATACGGAGTAATGTTGAATTATAAATTCTACAACTTCTTTCGATGTAATGCCATCGCGCAACATGTCAAGGGCCTTTCCCTGCCACATACTTTCATCAAGTGGCGCGGATAGAGCCCTATCCACTATAAGGACAAGTTCTCCACGAACCCCCTCTTCCTCTATACCTTTTAGAAGAAGAGAGAGAGACGATCTCCGAGCTTCTTGATATATTTTGCTGATTTCCCGAACTAAAGCTGCCGGGCGATCTCCAAAAGATTTTAATATATCTCGCAAATGTTTCT
It contains:
- the tgt gene encoding tRNA guanosine(34) transglycosylase Tgt yields the protein MFTFRVLAQCPETGARAGEFETPHGVICTPVFMPVGTQATVKAMAPFELEAIKAQIILSNTYHLYLRPGADIVEEAGGLHRFMDWHHPILTDSGGFQVFSLATLNKVTDEGVICQSHLDGSRHVMNPEWSMDVQQKLGSDIAMCFDQCLHYPCTREEAEAALARTTRWAYRSKEAHHRVDQALFGIVQGSVYEDLRRQSAREITALDFPGYGIGGLSVGEPHHVMYQMLDVLKTEMPFNKPRYLMGVGHPSNLVEGVARGVDMFDCVLPTRNGRTGTVFVSTGKINIKNQIYARDFSPIDPHCDCYVCRHFTKAYLRHLYKAGEILAARLCSWHNLRFLIRLMEQMRESILNGNFPEFRQHFNEVFHGEGDENEN
- a CDS encoding TatD family hydrolase, whose amino-acid sequence is MSYFVDTHCHLNSEDYKEDLSLVVDRALESGLRRMLVVGGDIPSSKEAVHLAEKYSAQGLFAAIGVHPHDASTISWGIPEELKSLACHPRVLAIGESGLDYFYDYSPRDIQQQVLLWHIQWAKEVDKPLILHVRDAFQDLFATLDRSGNSFFKGVIHCFSGNMEDGKQALDMGFYLSFAGPVTYKRNHILREVAASMPLDRLLCETDAPWLAPQHHRGKRNEPSLVTEVYDVVAEARGISVEELKRVVWRNAYSLFQWEDQ
- the metG gene encoding methionine--tRNA ligase — encoded protein: MSEKNFYITTPIYYVNDIPHIGHAYTTIAADVMARYRRMTGYDVFFCTGTDEHGQKIQQSAEKKGLTAKELADKTMENFRKLWEVLNISNDDFIRTTEKRHEVVVQAIFKKLMEQGDIYKGTYEGWYCIPCETYVPESSMGEDKTCPDCGRPLQKMEEESYFFRASKYADQLLDYYEKNLKAIMPKSRYNEIVSFIKSGLRDQSVSRTTIKWGIPLPGDEKHVVYVWFDALINYLTACGYMSDPQKLEKYWPHVHHLVGKDIIRFHCVIWPIMLIALGLNPPVSVFAHGWWTVEGEKMSKSKGNVVDPFEMVKCYGVDPFRYFLLREVTFGLDGDFSEQAMVQRINSDLANDLGNLLNRTLQMVKNFRNGVIPSYTSFNAMDEDIKECIVSTFAQVEEHMSNFAYDEALKSIWGLIRQGNKYIDETMPWKLGKEGPEERLDTVLFVLAEILRATGLLITPVMPYAAQRLWQQMGLPGKPEDHSICGYVFGEFPAGIKTAKGDVLFPRIDLEKWKKEKAEREEKKNSMPDPGNHEEQILIDDFTKVELRVGQIVEVEDIPKARKLYKLLVDLGYEKRTIVSGIKEHFTKEELFGKRIVVVVNLKPVKLCGVESRGMLLASGPADKSTLALLTPDKNIPLGCRVS